Below is a window of Diaminobutyricibacter sp. McL0608 DNA.
GGGTCTCCTGAGGCTCCGCCGGACCGAACAGGACATCGCCGGGGCGGAGCTCGCCCGCGCGAACGCCCGCATCCGCGACAACGCGACGACGGAACGGCGTGCGCGCCGGGCGCTGGCCGAATACGGGGACACCGCCACCAGCACCGAGACCCTCCGCGCCATCGCCGCCGCCCGCCAGGCCTCTGCGACCATGCTCGCAGAGCTCCAGATCGTGCTCGACGACGACCTCTCCGCCCACGAGCGCGCCAGGGCCGACTACCTCACGGCACGGATGCGCTTCACGGGTCTCGAGAAGACCGAACGCCGACACCGCGAGGCCGCGATCGCCGAAGACCTGAAGCACGAGCAGCAGGCGCTGGACGAGCTCACGGGCTCGCGGGCGGCACGCGAGAAGGGCGACGAATGAGCGCCATCGACGCCGTCAACCGCATCCAGGAGATCCAGCAGACCTTCGTCGCCCTGCAGACCGGCACCGTCGGATCTGCCTCGGCCACCGCATCCGAATCGTTCACCGGCGCACTCGCCGGCGCGCTCGCGAACACGCAGACGGGCACCGCGGGTACGGCCGGATCGGCCGGATCGGCCGGATCGGTCACCGGCCAGGACATCGTCGCCGATGCGCGCAAGTACCTCGGCGTCCCGTACGTCTTCGGCGGCACCACCTCGTCGGGCATGGACTGCTCGGGCCTCGTCCAGACCGTGCTGAAAGACGTCGGCATCTCCTCACCCCGCCTCGTCTCGGGCGAGTCGACCCTCGGCACGGCGGTGCCGTCACTGGCCGATGCGCAGCCGGGCGACCTCATCGTGCTGAAGAACAACGAACACATCGTGATCTACGCCGGCGACGACAAAGTCATCCACGCACCGGACGTCGGTCGCAACGTCTCCGAAGTGCCGAACTGGCTGACGGATGCGGACATCGAGACCATCCGTCGCGTTGCGCCCTCGACCTCCGCCGCTGCGTCGCCGGCGTCGTCCGCATCCGCGCTCTCCAGCTCGCAGATGACGCAACTGCTCTCTGCGATCCAGGGGTCGCTCGGTGGCGCGTCGAGCACGACGTCCGGTTCCGGATCGCTCTCGTCGCTGCTGTCGCTCCTGCAGGGAGGCGCCCTGTGAGCGGCACGACGAGCGTGATGCCCGCGCAGTCCCGGGTTCACCGGGCGGAGGCCGCCCAGGTGCCCGAAGCGTCGGGCGGGTCCGGGTTCGCGGATGTGCTCGCCGGGCTCACCGCCGACCGTCGCGACGAGTCGGCCGCGGGTTCGCCGACGCACTCGGTCAAGCGCGCTCGGCCTGGCGGTGGCGCGGCCGACTCGGAGGCGACGGCGTCGGCGGATGCGGGTCAGAACTCAGCTGGGTCGCCCGCGGCTGACCCTGGCGCGGGCTCCTCGGCAATGCCGGTCGTGCCGTCGGGTGCCGCCGGTTCGGGAGGGGATGCGTCCGGGTCGCCGGTCGCCGCCGGCCTCGCGCAGGCGAGCGGACTCACGGGTGGGCAGCCTGTGTCGACGGGGGCCCTGACGGTTGCCGCGGGTACGCAGGCTCCGTCGGTGACGCAGTCCTCACCTGTGACCGGGACGACGGGCGCGCAGGACTTGGGCGCAACCTCGACCTCGGCCGCGACTCTCCTTGCGGCCGCTCCGGGGTCATCCGCAGTGGTCGCCCCGTCGGCGAAGCCCACGGGCTCGTCGCCGGCCGGAGTCGGTGCGCAGGCGGGGACCGTCTCGCTGCCTGCGGATGCGCAGGTCGCGACGGGTCAGACCGTCGCTTTCACCGCATCCGGCGCAGCCGCATTCGCGGCAACCGCATCCGCCGCAGCCGCATCCGCATCCAGCGCGGCCGCATCCACCACATCCGCGGCAACCACATCCACCGTATCCGTCCCCGCATCCAGCGCATCCGCCACCACCGACGGCGCATTCCCTCCGCCAGCATCCACGGGTTCCGCCGCCGCCACCGGCCCGGCGTCGCTCGCAGCGTCCGCGCTGTTGTCCGCAGCGCCGCCGGCGACCCAGCAGGCGGAGTCCGCGCAGCCGACGACCACGCCAGGGGGAACCGACGCCGCAGTGACCGGCTTCACGACACCCCTCGGAACATCCGTCAGCACGGGGGCACCGGCGGCGAGCGCCGCCACGAAGGCAGCACCCGCGCAGCCGGACGCATCAGCGACCGCTCTTGCGCAGGTCGCGCCGTCCGCGATCCCCACGACCCCCGCATCCGTCGCGCCCGCAGCATCCACCGCATCGGCCTCGCCGACCGCGCCGGCGTTCCAGGCGTTCGCCGACCAGGTCGCGAAGCCGGTCTTCGCACTCGCTGCGGCCGGGGACGGCAACCACACCATGACCATCAGCGTCACACCCGAGAACCTCGGGCCGGTCACAGTGCGGGCGCACATCTCGGGTGACGCCGTGCGGATCGAGCTGTTCTCGCCGTCGGACACCGGGCGCGACGCGCTCCGTCAGCTGCTGCCCGACCTGCGTCGCGACCTGTCCGCGACCGGAGCGAACACCAATCTGGACCTCTCATCGCAGGGCCAGCCCGACGCGCAGCAGAATGCCGGGACCCTCCGACAGGATCCGCGACCGCTTGAGCGCACCCCCCGACAGGATCACGCCGTCGACGCGCCCGCAGCATCCGTCCACCAGCCCCGCGCCGTGTCATCGACCGGCCTCGATGTGATGGCCTGACCGCCCAAGGAGAACAGAAGATGACCGCAGTCGACCCCATTTCCGCCTCGTCAGGAGGCTCCAGCATCTATGCGACCGACAACACGCTCGGCACGCCCAAGCAGACCATGGATGCCGACCTCTTCATGAAACTGCTCGTCACGCAGCTGCAGAACCAGGATCCGTCGTCGCCGATGGACACCAACCAGATGATCAGCCAGACCACGCAGCTCTCGATGATGCAGTCGCTGGCCACCCTGAACTCGACCAACACCGAGAGCTTCGCGCTCGCGATGCGCACGAACGCCGCCGCCCTGATCGGCCAGCAGGTCAGCTACCTGGACAAGAACGGCGACACCCAGACCGGCAAGGCGACCTCGGTCAGCTTCTCCGGGAGTGTCCCGACCGTCACCGTCGGGGGCATCGATGTCTCCCTCGACTCCATCTCCGCACTCACCCTCGCCAACTGAAAGGCAGATCATGCTCCGCTCTCTCTACTCCGGCATCTCCGGACTCCAGGCCCACCAGCAGATGCTCGACGTCACCGGCAACAACATCGCCAACGTCAACACCGCGGGATTCAAGTCGTCCTCTGTCGAATTCGAGGACACCCTGTCGCAGCTGATCTCGGGTGCGACCGCCGCGGGTGCTGCCAATGGCGGCTCCAACCCGGCCCAGATCGGTCTCGGCGTCAAGGTCGCCGGCATTGCGACCAACTTCGCCCAGGGCTCTTCGCAGGCGACCGGCAAGCCGACCGACCTCATGATCAGCGGCGACGGATTCTTCAACGTGAAGGTCGGCGGCCAGAGCCTGTACACCCGGGCCGGGAACTTCGACTTCGACTCCACCGGCACCCTCGTCTCGGCCGAGGGCGGCTTCGTCCAGGGCTGGACGGCCGACGCCACCGGCAACCTCAACACCAACCAGGCGCTCGGCAACATCAAGCTCCCGGTCGACTCGGTGGTGCCCGCCGCCGCGACCACCACGGCCAGCTTCGCCGGCAACCTCCCGTCGGATGCTGCGGCAGCGACCGTTCTCACCCGCGACATTCCGGTCTACGACAACCAGGGCAACAAGTCGACCGTCTCACTCACCTTCACCTCGGACGGCGCCGGCAACTGGACGGTCAACGACGGCACCGGCAACATCGGCACCCTCTCGTTCACCGCCGGTGCCCTGACCACCACCCCGCCCACCCTCACCACAGCGGGCGCACTCCCGATCGACTTCTCGAAGGTCAGCGGGTTCGCCGGCCTGTCGACGATCGCGGTCGAAGGCCAGAACGGCCACAGCGCAGGAACGCTCGAGTCGTACACGATCGGCAAAGACGGCACCATCTCCGGTTCGTACAGCAACGGCGTCATCCAGGCGATCGCCCGCATCGCGGTCTCCACGTTCGTGAACCCGGGCGGCCTCGAGAAGCAGGGCGGATCGATGTACGGGGCGACCCCGAACTCGGGCGCACAGACCACCGGAACCGCGGGCACCCCCGGGCTCGGCTCCATCACCACCGGGTACCTGGAGATGTCGAACGTCGACCTGTCGCAGGAGTTCACCAACCTCATCGTCGCTCAGCGCGGCTTCCAGGCGAACGCCCGCATCATCACCACGAGCGACTCGGTGCTCGATGAACTGGTCAACTTGAAGCGCTCGTAGCGGGTCGCCGCACACGAACCCCTGTTCCACGAGACGCGAACACAAACGCAAAAACACTGTCGGCCGCCTAACCGGAGTCACCCGGGCGGCCGACAGTGTCGTTTAGAACCACCCCTCGTACCCGGAACAAGGCGAAAGCAGACCCATGATCGTTGCCACCCGACTCAGCGGCAGCCCGTTCGCGATCAATCCTGACCTCATCGAACGCATCGTGGAGAACCCGGACACGACGATCTTCCTCGTCGACGGTTCCAGTCACATCGTCACCGAACCGCTCACCCGCATCCTGGAACTCATTGCGGATGCGCGCGCCGACGTCATCGCACGCGCATCCCTGCGACGCATCGAACTCAGCCCCGGCCAGCGTCACCTCGAAGCGCTGCGCCCCGCGGCAGAAGTGCACGACAGCCCCTTCGCCCCGCGACAGACGGAGACGTAATGGACCTCGCAACCATCATCGGGCTGCTCGTCGCCTTCGGCTCCCTGTTCGGGATGCTCACCCTCGAAGGCTCGAGCGTCACGTCCATCCTGCTTCCGGCTCCCATGCTGATCGTCTTCGGCGCCACTATCGCCGTCGGCTTCGCCTCCGGGACCGTACGGGATGCTGCGCGCGCCCTCAAAGCGATCCCCAAGGCGTTCCGCGGCAAGATCGCCAAGCCGGGCGCTGTCATCGAGCAGCTCGTCGAGATCGCCGAGAAGGCGCGCCGCGACGGGCTCCTCTCGCTCGAGCAGAACGCGCACGAGACCAAGGACCCGTTCCTCAGGGACGCGCTGCAGAACATCGCCGACGGCACCGACGGTGAGGAGTTGCGCATCCTGCTCGAAGACCAGATGGCGACACGGCAGCGGGTCGACCGCGGCGCGGCCAAGTGGTTCAAGATCCTCGGTGGGTACGCCCCCACGATCGGCATCATCGGAACGGTCGTCTCGCTCACCCACGTGCTCGAGAACCTGTCGTCGCCGGCGAAGCTCGGCCCGATGATCGCGGCCGCGTTCGTCGCGACCCTGTGGGGTCTGCTCTCCGCGAACTTCATCTGGCTTCCCCTCGGTGACCGACTGAACCGTCTGTGCGATCTGGAGTCCGAGCGGATGTCGCTGATCCTGGAAGGGATGCTCGCCATCCAGTCCGGTGCGCAGCCGCGCCTGCTCGACGAGCGCCTGCGCGCCATGGTGCCGGCGAGTTCTCTACCAAAAGCAGCATGAGCGCGCGCCGGAGGCCCCGGGGTGCCGGCGAGAGCGGCGAGCACCATCAGGATGAACGATGGATGGCCTCCTACATGGACATGGTCACCGTGCTCATGTGCATGTTCATCGTGCTCTATGCGATGTCGAGCACCGATGCCAACAAGTTCGCGGCTCTCAAGGATTCGCTCGCGACCGGCTTCGGCGTCGTCAAGTCGCAGAAGATCGACACGGCGACCGGCATCATCGTGCCGGCCAAGGACGTCGGCAAAGACGGTGAACTGACGAACCTGCACGCGGCGACGCTCGAGTACGACAAGCTCAAAGCTCTGCGCGACCGGATCAACGCCAATCTCGCGGCGGTGGGGCTGCAGACCAAGGTCGACACCACCATCGACTCGCGCGGGCTTACGGTAGGCCTCGTCGGAGCCGACACGTTCTTCGCGTCCAACAGCACCGAGCTGACGCCGATCGCGAGCCGGGTGCTGGATCGCATCGCCGGGCCTCTGAATACCGTGACCTACCAGGTCAGTGTCGAAGGACATGCCGACCCGCGTCCGCCCGGACAGCCGTTCCCGACCAACTGGGAGCTGTCGAGCGGGCGCGCCACGGCCGTGCTCCGCGACCTGGTCGAACGGGGCGGGATCAAGGACACCAGGGTCGGCGCCGTCGGCTACGGGTCGGCGCGCCCCATCGTGCCCGGCTCGTCGGATGCGGACTTCGCCAAGGACCGCCGCGTCGACATCGTGGTGCTGTCCGACCGGTCCGACGCCATCCGGGCGCTGATTCCGCAGCTGGTCGCAGCCGGAAAGTAGCCGCCTCAGGAGTCGAGGGCGCGCACGGCCGCTGCCACCGCATCCGGAGCCTCCCAGGCGGTGAAGTGGCCGCCGCGTTCCAGGCGCTCGAACGTGCGGATGTCGGTGTAGCTCTTGTCGGCGAGTGATCGCGGGTAGCCGGCCTCGTGGCGCTGGATCAGGATGCTCGCCGGCACCTCCACGATCGGATGGAGTTCGTCGTCGCCGCCAGGCTCGCAGTATGCGCGGAAACTCGTCCCGATCGAGCGGGTCACCCAGTAGATCATGACGTTGGTGAGCACGTCGTCCGGGTCGAAATCGTTCAGGCCGTCGCCGTCGCTCCACGCTGCGACCTTCTCGGCGATCCACGCGAGCAGGCCGCTCGGGGAATCGAGAAGCGCCGCCGCTAATGTGTCGGGTCTCGTGCCCTGCTCGTGGGCGTAACCCGATTCCGCCGGGTCGTTGACCGACGCCAGGAACGCAGCCTCCTCCTCCGTCAGCTCCACCCCCGGGCGCGACCGGCCGGAGAACGAGGCGTGCGGAGCCACGATTCCGGCGACGGCGTCGGGGAACGACCCGGCCAGCCAGTCGCTGACGCCTGCGCCGACGTCCTCCCCATAGGTCAGGTATCGGTCGTGGCCGAGCACTTCCGTCATCAGGTGGTTCCATCGTCGGGCGACGCCGAGCGAGGAGAACGGCTCGGGGAGCACACCCGAGAACCCGTAGCCGGGAAGCGACGGGACCACGACATCCCTCTCCGCGCTCAGGATGTCCGCGAGAGCGAGCATGGACGCGAACGAATAGGGCCAGCCATGGGTCAGCACGATCGGCAGGCCGGCCGGTCGACGTGCCGGTGCGCGAATAACGTGCACCGCGCATCCGTCGAGGTCGACGATGCTCTGCTCATACGCGTTGAAGCGCCGCTCGACCGCCCTCCAGTCGTAGGTGGTGCGCCAGCGATCGACCAGTGAGGCGAGCACGCGCGGTGGGATGCCGCGCGACCATTCGGGCCCGGGTGTCGGCTCGGGAATGGTCGCCGCCTCGAGCCGGCGCTGCAGGACGTCGAGCACGCTCTGAGGGATGTCGATGCTGAACTCCATAGTCAGACGCTAGCCGCACGCGCGATCCAGCCGATAGCGGCGCGAGCGGAAAGACGGCTGACCGGGCGTTTCGTCGACTCCTCCACAGGTGGCCGTCGCGTGGAGTTCTCCACAGGTAAAGACCTGATCACGGGTACTTTATCGGTGGCTGCTGATTAGGTAGAGCCATGACCTTCCCACCGGCTCGCGACCTCGATGCGGTCGCTACTGCGCTCGCGACGTTGCGAGCGCTGGAAGCGGAGGAGGGTGCGGCGCTGTCCGAGGCGCAGCTGCTCGTGCGGTCGCTGGCCGCACTCGGCTCAGTGCGGGCCGCGGTGGAGGCGGTTGCGCTGCGGCGCATCGCCTCGCTGGATCGTGCCTGCGAACTCGACCCGGAGACCAGCCCGATCCGGTCATCCGGGTACCGCGACCTGGAGTCGCTGCTGGCCGAGCTGTGGAGGACGTCATTGCCGGCCGCGCGGCAGTTGTGCGGCGTCGCCCGTGCTGTCGCACCGCGGCACAGCCTGCACGGCGACGAGCTGCCGGCGGAGT
It encodes the following:
- a CDS encoding flagellar export protein FliJ; the encoded protein is MMPKPFSLAGLLRLRRTEQDIAGAELARANARIRDNATTERRARRALAEYGDTATSTETLRAIAAARQASATMLAELQIVLDDDLSAHERARADYLTARMRFTGLEKTERRHREAAIAEDLKHEQQALDELTGSRAAREKGDE
- a CDS encoding C40 family peptidase, yielding MSAIDAVNRIQEIQQTFVALQTGTVGSASATASESFTGALAGALANTQTGTAGTAGSAGSAGSVTGQDIVADARKYLGVPYVFGGTTSSGMDCSGLVQTVLKDVGISSPRLVSGESTLGTAVPSLADAQPGDLIVLKNNEHIVIYAGDDKVIHAPDVGRNVSEVPNWLTDADIETIRRVAPSTSAAASPASSASALSSSQMTQLLSAIQGSLGGASSTTSGSGSLSSLLSLLQGGAL
- a CDS encoding flagellar hook-length control protein FliK; this translates as MSGTTSVMPAQSRVHRAEAAQVPEASGGSGFADVLAGLTADRRDESAAGSPTHSVKRARPGGGAADSEATASADAGQNSAGSPAADPGAGSSAMPVVPSGAAGSGGDASGSPVAAGLAQASGLTGGQPVSTGALTVAAGTQAPSVTQSSPVTGTTGAQDLGATSTSAATLLAAAPGSSAVVAPSAKPTGSSPAGVGAQAGTVSLPADAQVATGQTVAFTASGAAAFAATASAAAASASSAAASTTSAATTSTVSVPASSASATTDGAFPPPASTGSAAATGPASLAASALLSAAPPATQQAESAQPTTTPGGTDAAVTGFTTPLGTSVSTGAPAASAATKAAPAQPDASATALAQVAPSAIPTTPASVAPAASTASASPTAPAFQAFADQVAKPVFALAAAGDGNHTMTISVTPENLGPVTVRAHISGDAVRIELFSPSDTGRDALRQLLPDLRRDLSATGANTNLDLSSQGQPDAQQNAGTLRQDPRPLERTPRQDHAVDAPAASVHQPRAVSSTGLDVMA
- a CDS encoding flagellar hook assembly protein FlgD, with translation MTAVDPISASSGGSSIYATDNTLGTPKQTMDADLFMKLLVTQLQNQDPSSPMDTNQMISQTTQLSMMQSLATLNSTNTESFALAMRTNAAALIGQQVSYLDKNGDTQTGKATSVSFSGSVPTVTVGGIDVSLDSISALTLAN
- a CDS encoding flagellar hook protein FlgE; this encodes MLRSLYSGISGLQAHQQMLDVTGNNIANVNTAGFKSSSVEFEDTLSQLISGATAAGAANGGSNPAQIGLGVKVAGIATNFAQGSSQATGKPTDLMISGDGFFNVKVGGQSLYTRAGNFDFDSTGTLVSAEGGFVQGWTADATGNLNTNQALGNIKLPVDSVVPAAATTTASFAGNLPSDAAAATVLTRDIPVYDNQGNKSTVSLTFTSDGAGNWTVNDGTGNIGTLSFTAGALTTTPPTLTTAGALPIDFSKVSGFAGLSTIAVEGQNGHSAGTLESYTIGKDGTISGSYSNGVIQAIARIAVSTFVNPGGLEKQGGSMYGATPNSGAQTTGTAGTPGLGSITTGYLEMSNVDLSQEFTNLIVAQRGFQANARIITTSDSVLDELVNLKRS
- a CDS encoding flagellar FlbD family protein codes for the protein MIVATRLSGSPFAINPDLIERIVENPDTTIFLVDGSSHIVTEPLTRILELIADARADVIARASLRRIELSPGQRHLEALRPAAEVHDSPFAPRQTET
- a CDS encoding motility protein A, with translation MDLATIIGLLVAFGSLFGMLTLEGSSVTSILLPAPMLIVFGATIAVGFASGTVRDAARALKAIPKAFRGKIAKPGAVIEQLVEIAEKARRDGLLSLEQNAHETKDPFLRDALQNIADGTDGEELRILLEDQMATRQRVDRGAAKWFKILGGYAPTIGIIGTVVSLTHVLENLSSPAKLGPMIAAAFVATLWGLLSANFIWLPLGDRLNRLCDLESERMSLILEGMLAIQSGAQPRLLDERLRAMVPASSLPKAA
- a CDS encoding OmpA/MotB family protein is translated as MASYMDMVTVLMCMFIVLYAMSSTDANKFAALKDSLATGFGVVKSQKIDTATGIIVPAKDVGKDGELTNLHAATLEYDKLKALRDRINANLAAVGLQTKVDTTIDSRGLTVGLVGADTFFASNSTELTPIASRVLDRIAGPLNTVTYQVSVEGHADPRPPGQPFPTNWELSSGRATAVLRDLVERGGIKDTRVGAVGYGSARPIVPGSSDADFAKDRRVDIVVLSDRSDAIRALIPQLVAAGK
- a CDS encoding epoxide hydrolase family protein, with translation MEFSIDIPQSVLDVLQRRLEAATIPEPTPGPEWSRGIPPRVLASLVDRWRTTYDWRAVERRFNAYEQSIVDLDGCAVHVIRAPARRPAGLPIVLTHGWPYSFASMLALADILSAERDVVVPSLPGYGFSGVLPEPFSSLGVARRWNHLMTEVLGHDRYLTYGEDVGAGVSDWLAGSFPDAVAGIVAPHASFSGRSRPGVELTEEEAAFLASVNDPAESGYAHEQGTRPDTLAAALLDSPSGLLAWIAEKVAAWSDGDGLNDFDPDDVLTNVMIYWVTRSIGTSFRAYCEPGGDDELHPIVEVPASILIQRHEAGYPRSLADKSYTDIRTFERLERGGHFTAWEAPDAVAAAVRALDS